The genomic stretch GTGCGAGCGGTGCCGAGGCCCGGTGGGGCTTGTCCATGAGGAGGGCCGCCGCCATGTCGCCGAGGCCGATTCCCTTGCCGATGCCGCCCGGGCTCTGGGCCGGTTCGGCATAGGCCGGAGGAATCTCGCGCCAGAGGGGATCGTCCTTGCTGCGGAGGGAGACGGGTCCCTGCTCAAACGTGGCGAGGGAGAGGCTTCCCTCGGTGCCGTGGATTTCCAACGCCGGTTGGCGATGGTGGAGGACATCGTACGAGGCCGTGAGGGTGCCGCCCGCGCCGGTGGCGAAGTCGAGGAGGGCGGTGACATGGGTCGGGACCTCGACCGGGATGCGGACGCCCTGCTTTTTCTCGCTCGTCACGGTCCGTTCGGTCAGCGGCGTCCGGGTCGAGCCAATGACGGCGGCGACGGGGCCGAGGAGCGTCACGAGGGCCGAGAGGAGCGGGGGGACGGCGTCGAAGAGCGGCCCGCCGCCGTTCCCGGCGAGGTAGAACGACTCGGGATCGGGATGCCACGTCTCCGGCGCCGGGAGGGAGAGATGGGCGTGGGCGGAGAGGGGGATGCCGAGACTCCCCTCGTTGATGAGGGCCAGCGCCGTCTGGAGGGGGGCACCGAGGAAGAGATCGGGCGCGGAGCCGATCCGGAGGTTCCGGCGCTCGGCCTCCTCGAGGAGGTGGGCGGCCTCGGCGAGGTCGAGGGAGAGGGGGGAGTCGGAGAAGAGATGCTTCTTGGCCTCGAGGATGCGGAGGCTGATCCCGGCGCGGGAGCGGGCGGGGGCGAGGTTCACGACGAGGGAGATCCCCTTGTCTGCCAGCAGCTCGTCGATCGAGCAGGCCTTCATCGTCGCCTGGCCCTGGCTGTACTGCTGGGCGCGATTCTCCGCCCGGAAAAAATCGGAGTCGGCGCAGGCGACGGCCTGAATCGTGGGAAAGCGGCGGAGGCTGCTGAAGAAAGCTCCGGTGCCGTGGCCGCAGCCGATGATGCCGATGGGAATCCGACGGGGGGTGCTGCTCATGCTATTTCAAACTTAGCCATAGAATGTTCTCGGATGCGACGAGAACTATGCGTCTCTTAGTTGAATAGCGAGGAGGGAGGATTTTTTTGGGGAGTATCAGGCAAGCAGGTCACGTAATAAAAACCGCGTTTTCCCACTTTGAGATAGAATCCTTCGCAATCGACGACGTGATTGGGATCAATTATTTTTTGACCATCGATAGCTACGCCCCCTTGTTGAATCAAAGTGCGGGCTTGAGAGCCGCTAGGTGCTGCTTCAATTGCGACAAGTAGTTTAATGAGAGCGAGCGAGGTCTCGTTGACAATTGTCATAGCTACTTTCGG from Verrucomicrobium sp. GAS474 encodes the following:
- a CDS encoding Gfo/Idh/MocA family oxidoreductase — its product is MSSTPRRIPIGIIGCGHGTGAFFSSLRRFPTIQAVACADSDFFRAENRAQQYSQGQATMKACSIDELLADKGISLVVNLAPARSRAGISLRILEAKKHLFSDSPLSLDLAEAAHLLEEAERRNLRIGSAPDLFLGAPLQTALALINEGSLGIPLSAHAHLSLPAPETWHPDPESFYLAGNGGGPLFDAVPPLLSALVTLLGPVAAVIGSTRTPLTERTVTSEKKQGVRIPVEVPTHVTALLDFATGAGGTLTASYDVLHHRQPALEIHGTEGSLSLATFEQGPVSLRSKDDPLWREIPPAYAEPAQSPGGIGKGIGLGDMAAALLMDKPHRASAPLALHLLDALLTLARSSEEGIRLAVGTSCSRPAPLPAGIAPGELVV